AAACTGCATCAATTTTTACCAATAAATCGTGCGCGCCCGGCACTGGTTTTGAAGTTTCAAATTCAATAAAACTTTCCTGATTTTCTATGGGTAACGAGATTTTAAATCCTATAGCTTTCATATATGTATGTGTTTTTATTTTTAATAACAAAACAAAGATACAAGCTGTCCAAATTTTAAAAGTGGTATAATTCAGTACTATATCGGTACAAATTCGGCAGTTTGTTTTGTTTATTATCTACTTAAATATAATCTCGCAAAGACGCAAAGTCGCAAAGTTTTTTATTTACAACGCTCAAAAACTTTGCGACTTTGCGAGAACATTTAGCTTCGATATAAAAGCTTAAAATTATGCTAAACCAATATTTCTTTAAATTTGCAAAACAAAACTTCCAAAAGAATGATTATCAGAAAAGCCAAAAAATCAGACTCAGCCCAAATTGCGCCAATTCTATTACTTGCAATGGAAGATATCATTTATAAGTTTATTAAAAAAGAAGATTACGCTTCCGCGAAAGATTTCCTGCAGCACTTTATTGAGCAGGAAAACAATCAATATTCCTACCAAAACTGCTATGTCGCTGAAGCTGAGAATGAAATCATTGGTGCTGTAAACCTCTATAATGGTTCTGATTTAGAAGTATTACGAAATCCGATAATTGAATATGTCCGAAAAAATTTCAATCCCGATTTTGATCCTGAATTTGAAACCAGAGCTGGAGAATTTTATATTGACTCATTGGGCGTAAATCCCAATTATCAAGGAAAAGGAATTGGTTCAAAAATTTTGAGGTTTCTTATTGACGAATTCGTACATAAAAACAATCATGTTTTAGGATTATTGGTTGAAGAAGATAATCCGCTGGCCAAAAACTTGTATCTAAAAATAGGTTTTAAAGTGGTAGGCGAAAAAACATTAGTTGGAAAAAAACTAGAGCATCTACAGATAGCTTAAAAATAGAATCTTTTCGATTTTTATTCTGATAAAAAGATCTTAAAAAAAACAAAACAGACTAAAGTCTAATCCTTACATTTGATTTAAAATAAACGCTAATGAACCGCCAAGTATTCGAATCTAATTATAAAAAACTGGGATTTCTGATTTTAAATCAAGAAACAGTCGACGAAATTAATAGTGACGATTACAAAGCGTACATCAAAGTACTTTATTTACCAGAAGATTATCTGATTACGATTGACTTTAAACAATATCAAACCACAAGTCCTTCCCTTTTCTTTATCAACAGCAATCAATACCTTCAAATTACCAAAGAAGGAAAAAAGCAAGGTTATTTCATGTACTACAATCGTGATTTTTATTGCGTGCAGATTCATGATGCCGAAGTGGCTTGCGACGGATTATTATTCAATAATATTTTTGAAATGCCAATGACTGTTCTTCCTGAAAAAGAAGTTGTTTTTATAGAAGGCATTTACGATCAAATTCAAGAAGAATTTGTTTCGCCCGATTCCTCACAGGAAGAAATGATCCGAACGTATTTAAAACAGCTTATCATAAAAGCAACCCGAATCTGGAAAGTACAACAGCTGGGAGTTTTAAATGACGAACCTTCAAAAGAAGTGGATTTCTTCAGAGATTTCAGCCGATTGGTCGAAATTCATTTCAGAAGCAAACACACCGTCGCCGATTATGCCGAAATTCTAGGCGTTGCCCCCAAAACGCTTTCTAATAAATTTAATCGTTTAGAGCTTTCGCAGCCCAACGATATTATTAAAGACCGCATTATTCTGGAAGCAAAACGACTTTTGGGATATTCTTCTTTAAGTGTAAAAGAAATTGCTTACCAGCTTGGATACGAAGATCCGGCTTATTTTAACCGCCTTTTTACAAACAAAGTTGGCGACACTCCATCTAATTTCAAGAAAAAATACCTTCAAGGGAAAAATGTACAATTAGAATAGACTTTTGTCTATTTTTCAAGCCTTACTACCGCCATATCTTTGTCCTATCAAATTATAAATGATAAAACACTAGATATGAAACGTAAAGCACAAGCCGTTTGGAACGGTGACATCAAAACTGGAAAAGGAACTCTGACTACAGACAGTACGGTATTAAATCAAACTCAATATTCTTTCAACAGCCGTTTTGCCGATGGCATTGGAACAAATCCTGAAGAATTACTGGCAGCAGCACACGCCGGCTGTTTTACCATGAAACTAAGTCTAGATTTGGCGACAGCAGGATTTACTGCCGAAGAATTAACTACACAATCTACCATTACCTTAAACGAAGGGAAAATTACACAATCACTTTTAGTCTTAAACGCAAAAGTTCCCGGCATTTCTGAAGAAGAATTTTTAAAAATCGCAAAAGGTGCCGAAGAAACTTGTCCGGTAAGTCAGGCTTTTTCGTTTGAAATTGTATTGCAGGCAAACCTTATTAACTAAAAATCAAATAATTAAATTTAAAACATAACATCATGAAAACAATTAAATCAATTCAAAGAAGTATATTTATAGTAGCATTATTAACTTTAAATACCGTAATTATGGCACAAGAAAGACCTTTTAAAGGACAAAATGACCCAGAAATTTTTACAGAAGTAAGAAGCTTTTTAAATGCATTAAATTCAGGTGACGTAAAACCTCTTGAACAATTATCAGTTGCCGATGCTAGAAATGTTTTGGTTGGCGCACAAAAATCAGTGCAAGTAGATTATTCAGGTATTGAAGAATCTGAAAAAATAATTTCTCAAAATGGGTTAAAAGTAAAAATTCACATTACTAAACCAAAAGGCGCTAAAGCAAATGCACCTGTATTTATCTTTATTCACGGCGGAGGCTGGGTTTTAGGTGATTATCCAACTCACAGAAGATTAGTAAGAGATTTAGTCGTAGAAAGCGGTGCTGTAGCGGTTTTCCCAGATTATACTCCTTCTCCTGAAGCACAATATCCTGTTGCCATCAACGAGATTTATGCAGCAACTCAATGGGTAGCCGAAAATGGAAAAGAAATTGGTGTAGATGGTAAAAACCTTGCGGTAGTTGGAAACAGTGTAGGTGGTAATATGACGGCTGCTATTACTTTAATGGCAAAAGATAAAAAAGGACCTCATATTAAATTACAAGTTCTTTTATGGCCTGTAACCGATGCCAATTTTGAAACTGAATCTTATAATTTATATGCTAACGGACGTTTCTTAACTAAAAACATGATGAAATGGTTCTGGGATAATTATTTACCTGACACTGCAAAAAGAACCGAAAAATATGCTTCTCCTTTACAAGCAAGTTTAGCAGAATTAAAAGATTTACCTCCCGCTTTAGTGCAAACTGCTGAAAATGATGTTTTAAGAGACGAAGGTGAAGCGTATGCCAGAAAACTAAACGAAGCCGGAGTTCCTGTAACCTTAACTAGATACAACGGATTGATTCATGATTACGGACTTTTAAATCCAATTGCAAATGTTCCCGCTGTTCAAACAGCAGTACAGCAAGCAGCAATTGTAATTAAAACTACCTTGAAATAAAACTTTTTTCAGACAATCAAAAAGGGACGGATTTATCCGTCCCTTTTCTTTCCCAATATTTAAAATAGGATTCTACTTTTAAAAGAAGTTCGTCGCCATAAATTCTTATTTTGATACTTCCAAAAAAATAAAAAACAAAAAATCCAGTCACAAATGTAAGGCTTCGGGAAACAGTAAAAATCATTAGAAATAGTGATTTTTACTTAAGTCATTCCTTGTTTAAACTGCTTTTATAATCCAAATCCTA
This is a stretch of genomic DNA from Flavobacterium endoglycinae. It encodes these proteins:
- a CDS encoding GNAT family N-acetyltransferase yields the protein MIIRKAKKSDSAQIAPILLLAMEDIIYKFIKKEDYASAKDFLQHFIEQENNQYSYQNCYVAEAENEIIGAVNLYNGSDLEVLRNPIIEYVRKNFNPDFDPEFETRAGEFYIDSLGVNPNYQGKGIGSKILRFLIDEFVHKNNHVLGLLVEEDNPLAKNLYLKIGFKVVGEKTLVGKKLEHLQIA
- a CDS encoding helix-turn-helix domain-containing protein, translating into MNRQVFESNYKKLGFLILNQETVDEINSDDYKAYIKVLYLPEDYLITIDFKQYQTTSPSLFFINSNQYLQITKEGKKQGYFMYYNRDFYCVQIHDAEVACDGLLFNNIFEMPMTVLPEKEVVFIEGIYDQIQEEFVSPDSSQEEMIRTYLKQLIIKATRIWKVQQLGVLNDEPSKEVDFFRDFSRLVEIHFRSKHTVADYAEILGVAPKTLSNKFNRLELSQPNDIIKDRIILEAKRLLGYSSLSVKEIAYQLGYEDPAYFNRLFTNKVGDTPSNFKKKYLQGKNVQLE
- a CDS encoding OsmC family protein, whose translation is MKRKAQAVWNGDIKTGKGTLTTDSTVLNQTQYSFNSRFADGIGTNPEELLAAAHAGCFTMKLSLDLATAGFTAEELTTQSTITLNEGKITQSLLVLNAKVPGISEEEFLKIAKGAEETCPVSQAFSFEIVLQANLIN
- a CDS encoding alpha/beta hydrolase, encoding MKTIKSIQRSIFIVALLTLNTVIMAQERPFKGQNDPEIFTEVRSFLNALNSGDVKPLEQLSVADARNVLVGAQKSVQVDYSGIEESEKIISQNGLKVKIHITKPKGAKANAPVFIFIHGGGWVLGDYPTHRRLVRDLVVESGAVAVFPDYTPSPEAQYPVAINEIYAATQWVAENGKEIGVDGKNLAVVGNSVGGNMTAAITLMAKDKKGPHIKLQVLLWPVTDANFETESYNLYANGRFLTKNMMKWFWDNYLPDTAKRTEKYASPLQASLAELKDLPPALVQTAENDVLRDEGEAYARKLNEAGVPVTLTRYNGLIHDYGLLNPIANVPAVQTAVQQAAIVIKTTLK